A single region of the Variovorax paradoxus genome encodes:
- a CDS encoding phosphatidate cytidylyltransferase codes for MNISPFTQTTLQLFGGVAGVLILASAIGATLKWRVAQGRPHSVIDNLNARVNAWWLMVAVIGLAFAFGKGGVIVLFYLISFYALREFISLAYTRRGDHHAIAAAFYIGLPVQYFLVWIEWYGLYSIFIPVYAFLVLPILAAVGGDTQRFLERTSKIQWGLMICVFCISHVPALLTLQIPGFEGRNLLLIAFLVIVVQGSDVLQYVWGKLFGKRKVAPELSPSKTWEGLVGGVASATALGAALYWATPFNPWQAALMALTICLMGFFGGLVMSAIKRDRGVKDWGSMIEGHGGMLDRLDSVIFAAPIYFHALRYWWVP; via the coding sequence ATGAACATCTCGCCTTTTACACAGACCACGCTGCAATTGTTCGGAGGCGTGGCCGGCGTGCTGATCCTTGCCTCGGCCATCGGCGCAACGCTCAAGTGGCGCGTGGCGCAAGGCAGGCCCCATTCGGTCATCGACAACCTCAACGCACGCGTCAATGCGTGGTGGCTGATGGTGGCGGTGATCGGCCTCGCTTTTGCATTCGGCAAGGGCGGCGTGATCGTGCTGTTCTATCTGATCTCGTTCTACGCGCTGCGTGAGTTCATCAGCCTGGCCTACACCCGGCGCGGCGACCATCATGCAATTGCGGCGGCGTTCTACATCGGGCTGCCGGTGCAGTACTTCCTAGTGTGGATCGAGTGGTACGGGCTCTATTCGATCTTCATTCCGGTCTACGCCTTTCTTGTGCTGCCGATTCTTGCGGCCGTGGGCGGCGACACGCAGCGCTTTCTGGAACGCACCTCCAAGATTCAGTGGGGCCTGATGATCTGCGTGTTCTGCATCAGCCACGTGCCCGCGCTGCTTACGCTGCAGATTCCCGGCTTCGAAGGCCGCAACCTGCTGCTGATCGCTTTTCTCGTGATTGTGGTGCAGGGCAGCGACGTGCTGCAGTACGTCTGGGGTAAGCTCTTCGGCAAGCGCAAGGTAGCGCCCGAGCTCTCTCCTTCCAAAACCTGGGAAGGCCTGGTCGGCGGCGTCGCCAGCGCCACCGCCCTGGGCGCGGCGCTCTATTGGGCGACGCCGTTCAACCCTTGGCAGGCGGCGCTGATGGCGCTCACCATCTGCCTCATGGGCTTCTTCGGCGGGCTCGTGATGTCCGCCATCAAGCGCGACCGCGGCGTGAAAGACTGGGGCTCGATGATCGAGGGCCACGGCGGCATGCTCGACCGGCTCGACTCGGTGATCTTCGCGGCGCCGATCTACTTTCACGCGCTGCGCTACTGGTGGGTACCGTGA
- a CDS encoding class I SAM-dependent methyltransferase has translation MAAHGAITTDPWLDRWLGLVAERAGAAPVLELGCGMGRDSAVLVNAGQRVVGIELSTESVAAARERVPQGAEFHCSDFRAPFPVADGSVGVVLASLSLHYFAWDETLTLARRIHRVLRPGGVLLCRLNSVNDFHHGASGPPPRGEDSFYLVDGVPKRFFDREAVERLFTEGWRMLQLEELMVERYEQPKVLWEAVLERE, from the coding sequence ATGGCGGCGCATGGGGCGATTACCACCGATCCGTGGCTGGACCGCTGGCTGGGTCTGGTCGCCGAGCGCGCAGGCGCTGCCCCGGTGCTCGAACTCGGCTGCGGAATGGGCCGGGACAGCGCTGTGCTGGTGAATGCGGGGCAGCGCGTGGTGGGCATCGAGCTCTCGACTGAATCGGTTGCGGCGGCGCGGGAGCGCGTGCCGCAAGGCGCGGAGTTTCACTGCAGCGATTTCCGTGCGCCCTTTCCAGTGGCCGACGGAAGTGTCGGCGTGGTGCTCGCGAGTCTTTCGCTGCACTACTTTGCCTGGGATGAAACGCTGACGCTGGCACGGCGCATTCACCGCGTGCTGCGACCAGGCGGCGTGCTGCTGTGCCGGTTGAACTCGGTGAACGACTTTCACCACGGCGCGAGCGGCCCGCCACCGAGAGGCGAAGATTCTTTCTACCTGGTGGACGGCGTGCCCAAGCGCTTTTTCGACCGCGAAGCGGTGGAGCGGCTCTTCACCGAGGGCTGGCGCATGCTGCAGCTGGAAGAGCTCATGGTCGAGCGCTACGAACAGCCGAAGGTGCTTTGGGAAGCCGTGCTCGAACGCGAGTGA
- the ruvA gene encoding Holliday junction branch migration protein RuvA, whose amino-acid sequence MIGKLTGILAERNPPQVVVDCNGVGYEVDVPMSTFYNLPGTGERVSLLTHFVVREDAQILYGFGTAEERAAFRQLIKITGVGPRTALGLLSGMSVGELSQAITTQELGRLVKIPGIGKKTAERLLLELKGKLGADIGLPAHAASDAQADILQALIALGYSDKEAALALKALPKDATVSEGIKLALKALAK is encoded by the coding sequence ATGATAGGCAAACTCACCGGCATCCTTGCCGAGCGCAACCCACCGCAAGTGGTGGTGGACTGCAACGGCGTCGGTTACGAGGTCGATGTGCCGATGAGCACGTTCTACAACCTGCCCGGCACCGGAGAGCGCGTCTCGCTGCTCACGCACTTCGTGGTGCGCGAGGACGCGCAGATTCTCTACGGTTTCGGCACCGCTGAGGAGCGTGCGGCTTTTCGGCAACTCATCAAGATCACCGGCGTGGGCCCGCGCACGGCGCTCGGCCTGCTGTCGGGCATGAGCGTGGGCGAGCTGTCGCAGGCCATCACCACGCAGGAACTCGGCCGGTTGGTCAAGATTCCGGGCATCGGCAAGAAGACCGCCGAGCGGCTGCTGCTGGAACTCAAGGGCAAGCTGGGCGCCGACATCGGCCTGCCCGCGCATGCGGCCTCCGACGCGCAGGCCGACATCCTGCAGGCGCTCATCGCGCTGGGCTACAGCGACAAGGAAGCCGCGCTGGCGCTGAAGGCCTTGCCCAAGGATGCGACAGTGAGCGAGGGCATCAAGCTCGCGCTGAAGGCGCTGGCCAAGTAG
- a CDS encoding YdeI/OmpD-associated family protein, with product MSTASTKKAAVAERVPHDTPVECTTAASWERWLKRHHAAAAGVWLRMAKKDSGIASVNHAEALEVALCYGWIDGQRKAEDDKHFLQRFTPRTPRSTWSKINRDKALKLIEEGRMQPAGLAEVDRARADGRWDAAYDAQSVATVPPDLRAALDANPKAAAFFAKLDSRNRYAVLFRTQGAKKPETRARRIAQFVEMLAKGEKIHP from the coding sequence GTGAGTACGGCAAGCACAAAGAAAGCGGCAGTTGCCGAGCGCGTTCCGCATGACACGCCCGTCGAATGCACCACCGCCGCCTCATGGGAGCGCTGGCTCAAGCGACACCATGCCGCCGCGGCCGGCGTGTGGCTGCGAATGGCCAAGAAGGACAGCGGCATTGCGTCGGTCAACCACGCCGAGGCGCTCGAAGTGGCGCTGTGCTACGGCTGGATCGACGGACAGCGCAAGGCGGAAGACGACAAGCACTTTCTGCAGCGCTTCACCCCACGCACGCCGCGCAGCACCTGGTCGAAGATCAACCGCGACAAGGCACTGAAGCTGATCGAGGAAGGCCGCATGCAGCCTGCCGGCCTGGCCGAGGTCGACCGCGCCCGCGCCGACGGCCGCTGGGATGCGGCCTACGACGCCCAGAGCGTCGCCACCGTGCCGCCCGACCTGCGGGCCGCGCTGGACGCGAACCCCAAAGCCGCCGCCTTCTTCGCCAAGCTCGATTCGCGCAACCGCTACGCGGTGCTGTTCCGAACGCAGGGAGCGAAGAAACCCGAGACACGGGCGCGGCGTATTGCGCAGTTCGTGGAAATGTTGGCCAAGGGCGAGAAGATCCACCCCTGA
- a CDS encoding lysophospholipid acyltransferase family protein — MLRRALAVVAGKLIIGAAGLLTGVRAIWSGTTPKAEQTLYFANHTSHGDFVLLWATLPPDLRALTRPVAGQDYWMASKVRQFIGADVFNALMIRRDGSGQGGNPVDQMKEALEGGDSLIMFPEGTRNTGDEILLPLKSGLYHLARACPTVRLVPVWIENLKRVLPKGTLVPIPLACTVRFGTPIQLAEGEDKTGFLARARAAMLDLRPEYDRVPEQEKAAATTP; from the coding sequence GTGCTGCGCCGTGCGCTTGCCGTCGTTGCGGGCAAGCTGATCATCGGCGCGGCCGGCCTCTTGACGGGCGTACGCGCCATCTGGAGCGGCACCACGCCCAAGGCCGAGCAGACGCTGTACTTCGCCAACCACACGAGCCACGGCGATTTCGTGCTGCTGTGGGCCACGCTGCCGCCCGATCTTCGAGCGCTGACGCGGCCTGTAGCCGGGCAGGACTACTGGATGGCGTCGAAGGTGCGGCAGTTCATCGGCGCGGATGTGTTCAACGCGCTGATGATCCGCCGCGACGGCTCGGGCCAGGGCGGCAACCCGGTCGACCAGATGAAGGAAGCGCTGGAAGGCGGGGACTCGCTCATCATGTTTCCCGAGGGCACGCGCAACACCGGCGACGAGATCCTGCTGCCGCTCAAGAGCGGCCTCTATCACCTGGCGCGTGCCTGCCCCACCGTGCGGCTGGTGCCGGTGTGGATCGAGAACCTGAAGCGCGTGCTGCCCAAGGGCACGCTGGTGCCGATTCCTCTCGCCTGCACGGTCCGCTTCGGCACGCCGATCCAGCTGGCCGAAGGCGAAGACAAGACCGGCTTTCTCGCCCGCGCGCGTGCCGCCATGCTCGACCTGCGCCCCGAATACGACCGCGTGCCCGAACAAGAAAAAGCAGCCGCAACGACGCCATGA
- a CDS encoding peptidoglycan DD-metalloendopeptidase family protein has translation MINGILAAEELLASRVAYTFRTYPKQITAAIAAALLSAGTLAVASLGPDASDLPVQQVLEATAPLSFAEQSESLENFSFTLFRTDITRSSDTAEALLKRLGISDPAATAFVRASGEARNALFARAGRTITAEATQENQLKKLSARWIPDGDGGFKRFVIERTAVGFVALTERDTLTPGTRLASGTIRTSLFAATDDSRVPDSVASQLADIFAGDVDVRALRKGDRFAVVYETFEADGQALRSGRVLSAEFESGGKVHQAVWFQPPGQKGSYYRPNGDSLRKAYLSSPVEFSRVSSGFAMRMHPILNSWRQHNGIDFAAPTGTAVRSVGDGTVDFAGTQSGYGNIVIIKHRNNQQTAYAHLSRVDVKAGESISQGQTIGAVGSTGWATGPHLHFEFRVNGEYQDPASIAQEGGAPITAAMRPAFERIAVGARTELAAAFSVIQASAD, from the coding sequence TTGATCAACGGCATTCTCGCCGCCGAGGAGCTCTTGGCTTCTCGCGTGGCCTATACATTCCGCACGTATCCCAAGCAGATTACCGCGGCCATCGCGGCTGCCTTGCTGAGCGCCGGAACACTGGCGGTGGCCTCCCTGGGCCCCGACGCCTCCGACCTCCCGGTCCAGCAGGTGCTTGAAGCGACCGCGCCCCTGTCTTTTGCAGAACAGAGCGAATCGCTCGAGAACTTCAGCTTTACGCTGTTTCGCACCGATATCACCCGCTCCAGCGACACGGCCGAGGCCCTGCTGAAGCGCCTGGGTATTTCCGACCCTGCCGCCACCGCCTTCGTGCGCGCGAGCGGCGAAGCCCGCAATGCGCTGTTCGCGCGCGCGGGCCGCACCATCACGGCTGAAGCCACCCAGGAAAACCAACTCAAGAAGCTGAGCGCCCGCTGGATTCCCGACGGCGACGGCGGCTTCAAGCGCTTTGTGATCGAGCGCACGGCAGTCGGCTTCGTCGCGCTCACCGAACGCGACACGCTCACGCCCGGCACGCGCCTGGCCAGCGGCACCATCCGCACCTCGCTGTTCGCAGCCACTGACGACTCCCGCGTTCCCGATTCTGTCGCGAGCCAGCTGGCCGACATCTTCGCGGGCGACGTCGACGTGCGCGCGCTGCGCAAGGGCGACCGCTTTGCCGTGGTGTACGAAACCTTCGAGGCCGACGGTCAGGCGCTGCGCAGCGGCCGCGTGCTCTCGGCCGAATTCGAGAGCGGCGGCAAGGTGCACCAAGCCGTGTGGTTCCAGCCCCCCGGACAGAAGGGCAGCTACTACCGCCCGAACGGCGACAGCCTGCGCAAGGCGTACCTGAGCTCGCCCGTTGAGTTTTCGCGCGTGTCGAGCGGCTTCGCGATGCGCATGCACCCGATTCTGAACAGCTGGCGCCAGCACAACGGCATCGACTTTGCCGCGCCCACGGGCACGGCGGTGCGCAGCGTCGGCGACGGTACGGTCGATTTCGCCGGCACGCAAAGCGGCTACGGCAACATCGTCATCATCAAGCACCGCAACAATCAGCAAACGGCCTACGCCCATCTGAGCCGCGTTGACGTCAAGGCCGGCGAAAGCATCAGCCAGGGCCAGACGATCGGCGCCGTGGGCTCCACCGGCTGGGCCACCGGCCCTCACCTGCATTTCGAGTTCCGCGTGAACGGCGAATACCAGGATCCGGCCTCGATCGCCCAGGAAGGCGGCGCCCCGATCACCGCAGCCATGCGCCCGGCGTTCGAGCGCATCGCCGTTGGCGCGCGCACCGAACTGGCTGCGGCGTTCTCGGTCATCCAGGCCAGCGCCGACTGA
- a CDS encoding OmpA family protein, producing MKLRPHASFLLAALTTALLAACSSPGTRVVLLPQADDKPSAVVVRAKDGEEVLSRPYQRATAAVGASGAPVVDQADPAKVRAENKALFDMRPPPPQRYTVFFDAGGTTLTPASQQVMNEALVAAQTRSGSDIVVTGHTDTKGALEQNDMLSQRRAQEVAQLFIDRQFPAKRIEAVGRGERELAVSTADEVDEPRNRRVTIEVR from the coding sequence ATGAAGTTGCGGCCCCATGCCTCCTTCCTTCTTGCCGCCCTGACCACTGCGCTGCTTGCCGCCTGCAGCTCACCGGGCACCCGCGTGGTGCTGCTGCCCCAGGCGGACGACAAGCCCTCTGCGGTGGTGGTGCGCGCGAAGGACGGCGAAGAAGTTCTTTCCAGGCCCTATCAGCGCGCAACCGCGGCGGTCGGCGCTTCGGGCGCACCCGTGGTCGACCAGGCAGATCCGGCCAAGGTGCGCGCCGAAAACAAGGCACTGTTCGACATGCGCCCGCCTCCGCCGCAGCGGTACACGGTGTTTTTCGACGCGGGGGGCACCACGCTCACGCCCGCGTCGCAGCAGGTCATGAACGAGGCGCTGGTTGCGGCTCAAACCCGCAGCGGCAGCGACATCGTTGTGACGGGGCACACCGACACCAAAGGCGCGCTGGAGCAGAACGACATGCTTTCGCAGCGCCGGGCGCAGGAAGTGGCGCAACTCTTCATCGACCGGCAGTTTCCGGCCAAGCGCATCGAGGCCGTAGGCCGCGGCGAACGCGAGCTCGCCGTTTCCACGGCCGATGAGGTGGACGAGCCGCGCAACCGGCGCGTCACCATCGAAGTCCGGTAA
- a CDS encoding PhoH family protein produces MSGVILRHTFAPPNNSRLGHLCGPLDAHLRRIEEVLGVKIAHRHEQFKVDGPKASAQRAMDVLQALYEIAQRPIDPAVVQLTLAGDGSMIDGDEDAAMLVTRRADLRARTPTQALYLDNIAKHDITFGIGPAGTGKTYLAVACAVDALERAAVQRIVLTRPAVEAGERLGFLPGDLTQKVDPYLRPLYDALYDLMGYEKVQKAFERNALEIAPLAFMRGRTLNNAFVILDEAQNTTVEQMKMFLTRIGFGAKAVVTGDVSQIDLPKQQLSGLIDAERVLRRVSGIAITHFTSSDVVRHPLVAKIVDAYDGQRKRAGSH; encoded by the coding sequence ATGTCCGGCGTGATTCTGCGACACACCTTTGCTCCCCCCAACAACTCGCGCCTCGGCCACCTGTGCGGACCGCTGGATGCGCACCTGCGCCGTATCGAAGAGGTGCTGGGCGTGAAGATCGCGCATCGCCACGAGCAGTTCAAGGTCGACGGGCCCAAGGCCTCCGCGCAGCGGGCGATGGACGTGCTGCAGGCGCTGTACGAAATTGCCCAGCGCCCGATCGACCCGGCCGTGGTGCAGCTCACGCTGGCGGGCGACGGTTCCATGATCGACGGCGACGAGGACGCGGCCATGCTCGTCACCCGCCGGGCCGACCTGCGCGCGCGCACGCCCACACAGGCGCTGTACCTCGACAACATCGCCAAGCACGACATCACCTTCGGCATCGGTCCGGCCGGCACCGGCAAGACCTACCTGGCCGTGGCCTGCGCGGTCGATGCGCTGGAGCGCGCCGCGGTGCAGCGCATCGTGCTCACGCGCCCGGCGGTGGAAGCCGGCGAGCGGCTCGGCTTCTTGCCGGGCGACTTGACGCAGAAGGTCGACCCTTACCTGCGCCCGCTGTACGACGCGCTCTATGACCTGATGGGCTACGAGAAGGTGCAGAAGGCGTTTGAGCGCAATGCACTGGAAATTGCGCCGCTGGCCTTCATGCGCGGGCGCACGCTGAACAACGCCTTCGTGATCCTGGACGAGGCGCAGAACACCACGGTCGAGCAGATGAAGATGTTTCTCACGCGCATCGGCTTCGGCGCCAAGGCGGTGGTGACGGGCGACGTGAGCCAGATCGACTTGCCCAAGCAGCAGCTGAGCGGCCTGATCGACGCCGAGCGCGTGCTGCGGCGCGTGAGCGGCATCGCGATCACGCACTTCACCAGTTCCGACGTGGTGCGGCATCCGCTGGTCGCCAAAATCGTCGATGCCTACGACGGCCAGCGCAAGCGTGCGGGGTCGCACTGA
- a CDS encoding cation diffusion facilitator family transporter has product MTFTPKTLLRISVLVALITILLKGLAGYVTNSMGLISDAMESFVNLASAMFALAMVTVAARPADEDHPYGHHKAEYFSSGFEGILIVGAAAAILWVSLQRLLSPQPLEQLGWGLALSVLSSAFNAGLAYALFRAARTHRSIALEADARHLMTDVWTSAAVVIGIVAVHFSGWLWLDPLLAIGVALNIVREGVKLVWRSSQGLMDEALEPETITMLRTTLDEFAARLPEGARLRFDDMVTRRAGQRRFADLHMHVPGDWTLQHAAAMRDELEQALMDAVPGLRVTIQLLPLGMEARSTRMKDEA; this is encoded by the coding sequence ATGACCTTCACGCCCAAGACGCTGCTCCGCATTTCCGTTCTCGTCGCGCTGATCACAATTCTGCTCAAAGGATTGGCGGGCTACGTGACGAACTCGATGGGCCTGATCTCCGACGCCATGGAGTCTTTCGTCAATCTTGCCAGCGCGATGTTCGCCCTGGCGATGGTGACGGTGGCGGCACGGCCAGCCGACGAGGACCATCCCTACGGCCACCACAAGGCCGAGTACTTTTCGTCGGGCTTCGAAGGCATCCTGATCGTTGGTGCAGCGGCTGCCATTCTCTGGGTTTCCCTGCAGCGGCTGCTTTCTCCCCAGCCGCTCGAGCAACTGGGCTGGGGGCTCGCGCTTTCGGTGCTCAGTTCCGCCTTCAACGCCGGCTTGGCCTATGCGCTGTTTCGCGCGGCGCGTACCCACCGGTCGATCGCGCTGGAGGCCGATGCGCGGCATCTCATGACCGACGTCTGGACCTCGGCCGCCGTAGTCATCGGCATTGTGGCCGTGCACTTCAGCGGATGGCTCTGGCTCGATCCGCTGCTGGCCATCGGCGTGGCGCTCAACATCGTGCGGGAAGGCGTGAAGCTCGTGTGGCGCTCGTCGCAGGGGCTGATGGACGAGGCGCTCGAGCCCGAAACCATTACCATGCTGCGCACCACGCTCGACGAGTTCGCCGCACGCCTGCCCGAAGGCGCGCGGCTGCGCTTCGACGACATGGTCACCCGGCGCGCGGGCCAGCGCCGGTTTGCCGACCTGCACATGCACGTGCCGGGCGACTGGACGCTGCAGCACGCGGCCGCCATGCGCGACGAACTGGAGCAGGCCCTCATGGATGCCGTGCCCGGCCTGCGGGTGACCATCCAGCTGCTGCCGCTGGGCATGGAAGCGCGCTCCACCCGGATGAAGGACGAGGCATGA
- a CDS encoding FecR family protein, giving the protein MMKKFLIALGGFAFSGAVALVHAQATPTAPAAAPVAELQAGFVKSVRGNVQLLSSAGTPRAASAGDALTAVDRIVTGPDSSAAVVLRDDTTLVVGPSSRLDLKEFHFNATTHEGGVLVSLLRGSMRMITGLIGKANPDAIRVETQTATIGIRGTDFIVQTDGQP; this is encoded by the coding sequence ATGATGAAAAAATTCCTGATCGCCCTGGGAGGCTTCGCCTTTTCGGGCGCAGTGGCGCTGGTCCACGCACAAGCAACTCCCACCGCACCCGCAGCCGCGCCGGTCGCCGAACTCCAGGCGGGTTTCGTCAAATCGGTGCGCGGCAACGTGCAACTGCTCAGTTCGGCCGGTACGCCGCGCGCCGCGAGCGCAGGCGACGCGCTCACCGCCGTGGACCGTATCGTGACGGGCCCGGACTCTTCCGCTGCCGTGGTCTTGCGCGACGACACGACCCTCGTGGTCGGCCCCTCGTCGCGGCTGGACTTGAAGGAATTCCACTTCAACGCCACCACGCATGAAGGCGGCGTACTCGTGTCGCTGCTGCGCGGCTCCATGCGCATGATCACGGGCCTCATCGGCAAGGCCAACCCCGACGCGATCCGCGTGGAAACGCAAACGGCCACGATCGGAATCCGCGGAACCGACTTCATCGTGCAGACCGACGGCCAGCCATGA
- the tyrS gene encoding tyrosine--tRNA ligase produces MNAESVTSNGLSDGVRRALEISLRGTDELLPRDEWVRKLQRSEAGGTPLRIKLGLDPTAPDIHIGHTVVLNKMRQLQDLGHRVIFLIGDFTTTIGDPSGRNSTRPPLTREQIEANAQTYYRQASLVLDPEKTEIRYNSEWSDPLGARGMIQLAAKYTVARMMERDDFNKRFKAGQSISVHEFLYPLMQGYDSVALKSDLELGGTDQKFNLLVGRHLQQEYGQEPQCILTMPLLEGLDGVEKMSKSKNNYIGISEDANTMFAKVLSISDDLMWRWYTLLSFQSLEQIEALRAEIAAGRNPKDAKVALAKEITARFHSMAAAEAAEQDFINRSKGGVPDDIPEVTLGGAPLGIAQLLKQAGLAPSTSEGNRLVDGGGVRVDSVVISDKALKLPAGSYVVQVGKRKFARVTVS; encoded by the coding sequence ATGAATGCCGAATCTGTTACATCCAATGGCCTGTCTGATGGTGTAAGACGAGCGCTTGAGATATCCCTCCGGGGGACCGACGAACTGCTGCCCCGGGACGAGTGGGTGCGCAAGCTGCAGCGTTCGGAGGCCGGCGGAACGCCGTTGCGCATCAAATTGGGGCTCGATCCAACCGCCCCAGATATCCACATCGGCCATACGGTTGTACTCAACAAGATGCGTCAGCTCCAGGACCTGGGGCATCGGGTGATTTTCCTGATCGGCGACTTCACGACCACCATTGGCGACCCTTCGGGCCGCAACAGCACCCGGCCGCCGCTCACGCGGGAGCAGATCGAGGCCAACGCCCAGACCTACTATCGGCAGGCCAGTCTGGTACTGGACCCTGAAAAAACCGAGATTCGCTACAACTCCGAATGGAGCGACCCGCTGGGCGCGCGCGGCATGATCCAGCTGGCCGCCAAATACACGGTCGCCCGCATGATGGAACGCGACGACTTCAACAAGCGCTTCAAGGCCGGGCAATCGATCTCCGTGCACGAGTTCCTCTACCCGCTGATGCAGGGCTATGACTCGGTGGCGCTCAAGAGCGACCTCGAATTGGGCGGCACCGACCAGAAGTTCAATTTGCTGGTTGGTCGCCATCTTCAGCAAGAATACGGGCAAGAGCCGCAGTGCATACTCACTATGCCCCTGCTGGAAGGTCTCGACGGCGTCGAAAAGATGTCCAAGAGCAAGAACAATTACATCGGCATCAGCGAAGACGCCAACACCATGTTCGCCAAGGTGCTGTCGATTTCCGACGATTTGATGTGGCGCTGGTACACCTTGCTGAGCTTCCAGTCGCTGGAGCAGATCGAGGCGCTCAGGGCCGAAATTGCGGCCGGCCGTAATCCGAAGGATGCGAAGGTGGCGCTGGCCAAGGAAATCACCGCGCGCTTCCACAGCATGGCGGCGGCCGAGGCGGCGGAGCAGGATTTCATCAACCGCAGCAAGGGTGGCGTGCCGGACGACATTCCCGAAGTGACGCTTGGCGGTGCGCCGCTGGGCATTGCGCAGCTGCTCAAGCAGGCCGGCCTGGCGCCCTCGACCTCCGAAGGTAACCGGCTGGTCGACGGCGGTGGCGTGCGCGTCGATTCGGTCGTGATCAGCGACAAGGCACTGAAACTGCCGGCGGGCAGCTACGTGGTGCAGGTCGGCAAGCGCAAGTTTGCGCGCGTGACCGTCAGCTGA
- the ybeY gene encoding rRNA maturation RNase YbeY yields the protein MALAQLSLSLQFAPRFKDIERHRAALPRHSVARWIRHALDADGEITVRIVDAEEGQRLNRGFRGKDYATNVLTFDYAQSPMVMADLVLCAPVVAAEAKEQRKTLAAHYAHLLVHGTLHAQGWDHETGEADAEEMEAREIEILAGLGIRNPYGR from the coding sequence ATGGCACTGGCTCAGCTTTCGCTTTCGCTGCAGTTCGCACCGCGCTTCAAGGATATCGAGCGGCATCGCGCCGCATTGCCGCGGCATAGCGTGGCCCGCTGGATCCGCCATGCGCTCGACGCGGACGGCGAGATCACGGTGCGCATCGTCGATGCCGAGGAAGGGCAGCGCCTGAACCGCGGATTTCGCGGCAAGGACTACGCGACCAACGTGCTGACGTTCGACTATGCGCAAAGCCCGATGGTGATGGCCGACCTGGTGCTGTGCGCGCCGGTGGTTGCCGCCGAGGCCAAGGAGCAGCGCAAGACATTGGCGGCGCACTACGCGCACCTGCTGGTTCACGGCACGCTGCACGCGCAGGGGTGGGACCACGAGACCGGTGAGGCCGATGCAGAGGAAATGGAAGCGCGCGAGATCGAGATCCTGGCGGGCCTCGGCATCCGGAATCCGTACGGCAGGTAG
- the dtd gene encoding D-aminoacyl-tRNA deacylase encodes MKAVIQRVASARVDIAGQTVGAIEAGLFVLLCAERGDVDALADRMLAKILKLRIFSDEAGKMNRSLQDIGGGLLVVSQFTLAADVSGGNRPSFTQAAAPDEGRRLYDYFVAQARAAHPVVATGEFGADMQVHLVNDGPVTIPLQMTA; translated from the coding sequence ATGAAGGCCGTGATTCAACGCGTGGCAAGCGCGCGCGTCGATATTGCCGGGCAGACCGTGGGCGCCATCGAGGCCGGCCTGTTCGTGCTGCTTTGTGCGGAGCGCGGCGATGTGGATGCGCTGGCCGACCGCATGCTTGCAAAGATACTGAAGCTGCGCATCTTTTCAGATGAAGCGGGCAAGATGAACCGCAGCCTGCAGGACATCGGCGGCGGCCTGCTCGTGGTGAGCCAGTTCACGCTTGCGGCCGACGTGAGCGGCGGCAATCGCCCGAGCTTCACGCAGGCGGCGGCGCCCGACGAAGGGCGGCGGCTTTATGACTATTTCGTGGCGCAGGCGCGCGCCGCGCATCCGGTCGTTGCCACGGGCGAGTTCGGCGCCGACATGCAGGTGCACCTGGTCAACGACGGGCCAGTCACCATTCCGCTGCAGATGACGGCCTAG